A window of Pelomonas sp. SE-A7 genomic DNA:
CGCCTTGATAGGCATGGTGCTCGAACTGCCGTTCGAGCTCTGGAATACGTTCCGCATCGAACAGCAGTTCGGCTTCAACCGGATGACGCTGCGCCTGTTCTTCGCCGACATGGCCAAGAGCCTGCTGGTCGGCGCCCTGATCGGCCTGCCCATCGCCGCGCTGATCCTTTGGCTGATGCAGGCGGCCGGACCTTGGTGGTGGCTGTGGGCCTGGAGCGCCTGGATGGGTTTCAACCTCCTGATCCTGGTTCTGTACCCGACGGTGATCGCACCGCTGTTCAACAAGTTCCAGCCGCTGGCGGACGAAGCCCTGAAGGCCCGCGTCGAAGGCCTGATGGCGCGCTGCGGCTTTGCCTCCAAGGGCCTTTTCGTGATGGACGGAAGCCGCCGCTCTGGCCATGGCAATGCCTATTTCACCGGCCTGGGCGCGGCCAAGCGGGTGGTCTTCTTCGACACGCTGCTGGAGCGGCTGGCCCCGGGCGAGGTTGAGGCCGTGCTGGCCCATGAGCTCGGCCACTTCAAGCACAAGCATGTGCTCAAGCGCATGGTCTCGATGTTCGCCTTGAGCCTGGCCGGCTTTGCCCTGCTGGGCTGGCTGACCACGCAGATGGGCTTCTACCTGGGTCTGGGCGTGCAGCCGAATCTGGCGGCCCCCAACAATGCCATCGCCCTGCTGCTGTTCATGCTGGCGTTGCCGGTGTTCGGCTTCTTCTTCACGCCGCTGGGCAGCCGGCTGTCGCGCAAGCATGAGTTCGAGGCCGATGCCTATGCACGGGCCCAGAGCAGCGGCGCCGACCTGGCCTCGGCCCTGCTGAAGCTGCACGAGGACAATGCCGGCACGCTGACGCCCGACCCGGTGTTCGCCCGCTTCTACTACTCCCATCCGCCCGCCAGTGAACGCCTGGCGGCGCTGCAAGCACGATGAGCCCCATTCCCGACCTGCTGTTCGCCCGCTGCGAACCCCGGCGTGATGCGATCGCCGCCGCCCAGCTGGACACCTGGCTGGCGCAAGTGCCGGGCTGGATGCCCGACCCGGACCGCAAGCTGATTGCCCGCCGCTTCGGCTTCGAGAATTTCTACCAGGTGATGGCCTTCGTCGATGCCGTGGCCGAGATCGCCCATGCGCAGGACCACCATCCCGAGATGCTGGTCGGCTACTCCGCTTGCACGGTGAGCTACAGCACCCATTCGGCCGGCGGCCTGACCGCCAATGACTTCATCTGCGCGGCCCAGGTCAGCGCGCTGCCGGAGGCCACCGGCGAATGAGCGTCCGGCACTCGGACCTGGATCTGGGCCTGGTCGTGCGCGGCCATGGCCGCCACTACATCGTCGAAGACAGCGAAGGCCGGCGCCGTGTCTGCCACCCGCGCGGCAAGAAGAGCGACTGCGTGGTCGGCGACCAGGTGCGCTGGGCCGAGACCGGTGACGAAGGCGTGATCGAGGCGGTCGAGCCGCGCCGCAATCTGCTGTTCCGCCAGGACGAGTGGAAGACCAAGAGCTTTGCTGCCAACCTGGACCAGCTGCTGGTCCTGGTCGCGGTGGAGCCGGTGTTCAGTGAGAGCCAGCTGAGCCGAGCGCTGATCGCGGCCGAGAGCGCCGGCATCACCACCCGCATCGCGCTGAACAAGA
This region includes:
- a CDS encoding 4a-hydroxytetrahydrobiopterin dehydratase; its protein translation is MSPIPDLLFARCEPRRDAIAAAQLDTWLAQVPGWMPDPDRKLIARRFGFENFYQVMAFVDAVAEIAHAQDHHPEMLVGYSACTVSYSTHSAGGLTANDFICAAQVSALPEATGE
- a CDS encoding M48 family metallopeptidase, translated to MSASLLSLLFAVALILSLALKFWLSSRQMRHVMQHRDRVPEPFSSKVPLDAHQKAADYTVARGRFGLLALAWDSTLLLGWTLLGGLGLLNAWVYGWAAEPLGMLGYQLALLAVFALIGMVLELPFELWNTFRIEQQFGFNRMTLRLFFADMAKSLLVGALIGLPIAALILWLMQAAGPWWWLWAWSAWMGFNLLILVLYPTVIAPLFNKFQPLADEALKARVEGLMARCGFASKGLFVMDGSRRSGHGNAYFTGLGAAKRVVFFDTLLERLAPGEVEAVLAHELGHFKHKHVLKRMVSMFALSLAGFALLGWLTTQMGFYLGLGVQPNLAAPNNAIALLLFMLALPVFGFFFTPLGSRLSRKHEFEADAYARAQSSGADLASALLKLHEDNAGTLTPDPVFARFYYSHPPASERLAALQAR